In the Pseudanabaena sp. PCC 7367 genome, one interval contains:
- a CDS encoding family 10 glycosylhydrolase — MSVLFSSGLGLVFSLGISTAFWTAPVQSQSPSNYCRNDRSAIVEKAQLLQAALKGDNGAQDKYQRMIKADATNLSACRQRNWPKTQAVWLRVYPCDLAAGQLEQILDNIVNFGYNRVYLNTFYDGRVLLPKNDNPTVWPSVVGDRAASADLLAETIQKAHQRGLTVHAWLFTMNFGPSYAGRVDRQLELARNGYGESNIQDPAGLPGEAGVSHVFVDPYSLQARADLRNLVAAVAKRRPDGIAFDYVRYPHRTDGKIADVRNMMIYGSSSVKTLLSRANTKQGQDIIYQYLQDGRISGQVKQVSSLWDLWRFPPNSSSSAGDVNGQLWQLAIAHARHGVVEFLNDVIQPAKQMNISTSAVFFPKANLSYGNAVDARLQPWDRFTSVSEWVPMSYSTCGNASCINNEIAMVTRRSGGRKVCPVIAGYWSQDQGKRISLEKQMAGIRRQHPDIDCLSHFAYSWFDMAGDRQRRACKL, encoded by the coding sequence TTGAGCGTACTATTCAGCTCCGGACTAGGTCTGGTTTTTAGTTTAGGGATTAGTACAGCTTTTTGGACTGCTCCGGTTCAGTCCCAATCACCGAGTAATTATTGCCGGAACGATCGCAGTGCGATTGTGGAAAAAGCGCAACTATTACAGGCGGCGCTCAAGGGTGATAATGGGGCTCAGGATAAATATCAGCGCATGATCAAAGCTGATGCCACCAACCTATCGGCCTGTCGGCAGCGCAATTGGCCAAAAACTCAGGCGGTGTGGCTACGGGTCTATCCCTGTGATCTGGCAGCGGGACAACTAGAGCAAATCCTCGATAATATTGTCAATTTTGGCTATAACCGCGTTTATCTCAACACTTTCTATGATGGCCGGGTATTGTTGCCCAAAAACGACAACCCCACCGTATGGCCCTCGGTTGTGGGCGATCGCGCCGCTAGTGCGGATCTGCTAGCTGAGACAATCCAAAAAGCCCATCAACGTGGTTTGACTGTCCATGCCTGGTTATTCACGATGAATTTTGGGCCTAGTTATGCGGGTCGGGTCGATCGCCAATTGGAACTAGCCCGCAATGGCTATGGTGAAAGTAATATTCAAGATCCAGCCGGATTGCCAGGGGAAGCGGGGGTTAGTCATGTGTTTGTCGATCCCTATAGCTTGCAGGCCAGAGCCGATCTGCGCAATTTAGTTGCGGCGGTGGCCAAACGCCGCCCTGATGGGATCGCCTTTGACTATGTTCGCTACCCGCACCGGACTGATGGCAAGATCGCCGACGTGCGGAACATGATGATCTATGGCAGTTCCTCAGTTAAGACCCTATTGAGTCGGGCTAATACCAAGCAGGGGCAGGACATTATTTATCAATATTTACAAGATGGCCGGATCAGTGGTCAAGTTAAACAAGTTTCTTCGCTGTGGGATCTGTGGCGGTTCCCTCCCAATAGCAGCAGTTCGGCTGGCGATGTGAATGGGCAATTATGGCAGTTGGCGATCGCCCATGCCCGTCATGGCGTAGTGGAGTTTTTGAATGATGTGATCCAACCGGCGAAGCAGATGAATATCTCTACCAGTGCGGTGTTTTTCCCGAAGGCAAATTTAAGCTATGGCAACGCGGTGGATGCCAGGTTGCAACCCTGGGATAGGTTTACTAGCGTTTCGGAGTGGGTGCCGATGAGTTATTCAACTTGCGGGAATGCGAGTTGTATTAATAATGAGATCGCTATGGTGACGAGGCGATCGGGTGGGCGCAAGGTCTGTCCGGTGATCGCGGGTTACTGGAGCCAGGATCAGGGCAAGCGGATTTCGTTGGAAAAACAAATGGCTGGGATTCGCAGGCAGCATCCGGACATTGATTGTCTTAGCCATTTTGCCTATTCATGGTTTGATATGGCTGGCGATCGGCAACGGCGGGCTTGCAAGTTATAG
- a CDS encoding FkbM family methyltransferase → MSLFMPLLKTSGHLDRVYMTISNVGSRKHSDSAKHDYATKGWGVFAPNLTIIGFDADPEACAIANADIEARDVNWMEVHMPLALGKEKAKQKLYLTSDPECSSLYPPNADLIDRFAGLPEMVTLVDTEEVSVTTLDNFCESESIDAIDFLQVDVQGADLDVLIGGEKILSTVMGIQIEVEFAPIYQQQPLFGDVDTFLRQHGFTMYSIAAARRSRRLSPIMSNSHPGQVLWGDAFYIRDLLSPEVPDAQKTPEAIFKLACVSDVMQFYDYTLELLAYLTKHYGSDPNYNFANQIIEVLRQFPNLQEQKLGGLPIMAEIKDHVSGEYTNFL, encoded by the coding sequence ATGTCGCTGTTTATGCCCCTTCTAAAAACTAGTGGCCACCTCGATCGCGTTTATATGACCATTAGTAACGTTGGTTCGCGTAAACATTCAGACTCAGCTAAGCATGATTATGCCACGAAGGGGTGGGGGGTGTTTGCGCCAAACTTAACTATCATTGGGTTTGATGCCGATCCGGAAGCCTGTGCGATCGCCAATGCCGACATCGAAGCGCGGGATGTCAATTGGATGGAAGTGCATATGCCCCTGGCGTTGGGAAAAGAGAAAGCGAAACAAAAGCTCTATCTTACTAGTGATCCAGAATGCAGCTCGCTCTATCCGCCCAATGCCGATCTAATCGATCGCTTTGCCGGCTTACCAGAAATGGTCACCCTGGTGGATACCGAAGAGGTGAGTGTAACTACGCTGGATAACTTTTGCGAATCAGAATCAATCGATGCGATCGACTTTTTGCAAGTTGATGTGCAGGGAGCGGATTTAGACGTGTTGATCGGTGGCGAAAAAATTCTTAGCACCGTAATGGGGATTCAAATTGAAGTAGAGTTTGCGCCCATTTACCAACAGCAGCCCTTGTTTGGCGATGTTGATACGTTTCTGCGCCAGCATGGTTTCACGATGTATAGTATCGCTGCGGCGCGGCGATCGCGGCGATTGTCGCCGATTATGTCCAACAGCCATCCTGGTCAGGTGCTATGGGGGGATGCTTTCTACATCCGCGATCTGCTCAGCCCAGAGGTTCCCGATGCACAAAAAACGCCTGAAGCAATTTTCAAGTTGGCCTGTGTTAGTGATGTGATGCAATTTTATGACTATACCCTGGAGCTATTGGCCTATTTGACCAAGCATTATGGCAGCGATCCAAACTATAACTTTGCCAATCAAATTATTGAAGTGTTGCGTCAGTTCCCTAATCTACAGGAGCAAAAACTAGGAGGACTGCCGATCATGGCGGAGATCAAAGATCATGTCAGTGGTGAATATACTAACTTTCTCTAG
- a CDS encoding O-linked N-acetylglucosamine transferase, SPINDLY family protein, with amino-acid sequence MTNSPDSQSPEPNAETLPSQMNEIQALIEQSAYAQVIGHCQKLIEADPTEKLPYWYLGLALLLVGQEMEAQMVWLEAIDTDDSEQLEQWSEQLWQVLAQEADRRTELVQTGLEQLAQLNQNPASQADSSQPSPVDSDATNAPDPAALQQEQQITWAIRQHMRELAPNVVNNLLQILQLSIDLGLFTGEEPSELGLIELLEQPESIIQPVDPQLLQQTLHRLLKIAPVHPHTLAFTSAVLSFSEERDKLADMIIRQAVLIAHTDRQPQQAALLAELCLQVPNSKAEALRHLASFYLSGYEYDRSIEAAEAYYAMQTDLAEKAMGNHLALQARMKAGGYWQEALKLADRQTQLLEKLVTEYPTNLDRISAIRLFSANFFPPYLHDQPEANRQISNRLAALCQANVRNYASDLATKFEQGHTERAKRIGKGDRPPQRRLKIGYLSHHFFSHSVGWLSRWLFAEHDRENFEIFTYFILYKSHYDVVQDFIEQSSEHVRKLDANSRKIAEQIYADDIDILIDLDSITLDVTCEIMALKPAPIQATWLGMDASGMPAIDYFIADPYILPAEADRYYHEKIWRLPRTFLAIEGFGMAVPTIHRRDLNIPAASVVYLSSQIGYKRHPDHARSQMQIIKAVPNSYFLIKGFADQNTVQKFFYELADQEGVERDRLIFLANTSLEIEHRANLAIADVVLDTFPYNGATTTMETLWAGVPIVTRVGQQFAARNSYSMLVNAGIEAGIAWSDQEYIDWGIRLGSDRQLHQKAYSQLQKGKNSAPLWNTHQFVQDLEQAYLGMWAEHCGGD; translated from the coding sequence GTGACTAATTCCCCCGACAGCCAATCGCCTGAACCTAATGCTGAAACTTTGCCAAGTCAGATGAACGAAATTCAAGCCCTGATCGAGCAGTCAGCCTATGCACAGGTGATTGGGCATTGTCAAAAGCTGATTGAGGCAGATCCCACTGAAAAGTTGCCCTACTGGTATTTAGGACTGGCTCTGTTGCTGGTGGGGCAAGAGATGGAAGCGCAAATGGTCTGGTTGGAGGCGATCGACACCGATGATTCAGAGCAACTGGAGCAATGGTCGGAACAATTATGGCAAGTGCTAGCCCAAGAGGCCGATCGCCGTACTGAGCTGGTTCAAACTGGTTTAGAACAATTAGCCCAATTAAATCAGAATCCGGCTAGCCAGGCAGATTCAAGCCAACCATCACCAGTTGATAGTGATGCCACTAATGCACCCGATCCTGCTGCCCTCCAACAGGAACAGCAAATTACCTGGGCAATCCGCCAACATATGCGCGAATTAGCCCCCAACGTGGTTAATAATTTGCTGCAGATTTTACAACTTTCGATCGACCTGGGGCTGTTTACAGGCGAGGAACCCAGTGAATTGGGCTTGATTGAGTTACTGGAACAACCAGAGTCGATTATTCAGCCCGTCGATCCTCAGCTTTTGCAACAAACTCTACACCGGTTATTAAAAATAGCGCCCGTTCATCCCCATACCCTGGCTTTTACGTCAGCGGTTTTGAGCTTTAGTGAAGAACGTGACAAGCTCGCCGACATGATTATCCGGCAGGCAGTTTTGATTGCCCATACCGATCGCCAACCGCAACAGGCCGCCCTCTTAGCTGAATTATGTTTGCAAGTGCCAAACTCCAAAGCAGAGGCACTGCGTCACTTGGCTTCGTTTTATTTGTCTGGTTATGAATACGATCGCAGCATTGAGGCGGCTGAAGCCTACTATGCCATGCAAACCGATCTGGCCGAAAAAGCGATGGGAAATCATTTGGCGCTCCAGGCACGGATGAAGGCAGGTGGTTACTGGCAAGAAGCTCTGAAACTGGCCGATCGGCAAACCCAATTATTAGAGAAGTTAGTTACAGAATATCCCACCAATCTCGATCGCATATCAGCGATCCGGTTATTTAGTGCCAACTTTTTCCCGCCCTACCTGCATGATCAACCGGAAGCCAATCGCCAGATCAGCAATCGCCTCGCCGCCCTCTGTCAGGCCAATGTGAGGAATTATGCCAGTGATCTGGCCACCAAATTTGAGCAGGGGCACACTGAACGAGCCAAACGAATCGGCAAGGGCGATCGTCCACCCCAAAGAAGGCTCAAAATCGGTTATTTATCCCATCATTTCTTCAGCCATTCGGTCGGTTGGCTGTCGCGCTGGTTGTTTGCCGAACACGATCGTGAAAACTTTGAAATCTTCACCTACTTTATTCTGTACAAATCCCACTATGATGTGGTGCAGGATTTTATTGAACAGAGCAGTGAACATGTGCGCAAGCTGGATGCCAATAGCAGAAAGATTGCTGAGCAGATCTATGCCGATGATATTGATATCCTGATCGACCTCGATAGCATTACGCTGGATGTGACCTGCGAGATTATGGCACTCAAACCAGCACCCATTCAGGCTACCTGGCTGGGGATGGATGCTTCGGGGATGCCGGCGATCGATTATTTTATTGCTGATCCCTATATTTTGCCTGCCGAGGCCGATCGCTATTACCACGAAAAAATCTGGCGTTTGCCGCGTACTTTCCTGGCGATCGAGGGATTTGGCATGGCTGTGCCGACAATTCACCGCCGCGATCTTAATATTCCAGCGGCATCTGTGGTTTATTTAAGTTCGCAAATTGGCTATAAGCGCCACCCCGACCATGCCCGATCGCAAATGCAGATTATTAAGGCCGTACCGAATAGTTATTTTTTAATCAAAGGCTTTGCCGACCAGAACACGGTGCAGAAATTCTTTTATGAGCTGGCTGATCAAGAAGGCGTTGAGCGCGATCGATTGATTTTTCTGGCCAATACTTCATTAGAAATTGAACACCGTGCCAACCTGGCGATCGCTGATGTGGTATTAGATACATTCCCCTACAATGGCGCGACCACCACAATGGAAACGCTCTGGGCAGGGGTGCCGATCGTCACCAGGGTTGGTCAGCAATTCGCCGCCCGCAATAGTTATTCCATGCTGGTCAATGCGGGAATAGAAGCGGGGATTGCCTGGAGTGACCAAGAATATATCGATTGGGGTATTCGCCTCGGTAGCGATCGGCAATTGCACCAGAAAGCCTATAGCCAATTACAAAAGGGTAAAAATTCTGCGCCCCTGTGGAACACCCATCAATTTGTCCAAGACTTGGAGCAGGCCTATCTGGGGATGTGGGCAGAGCATTGCGGTGGTGACTAA
- a CDS encoding thioredoxin domain-containing protein has product MPNRLIHSQSLYLRKHADNPIDWWSWSEEALEAARSQDKPIFLSIGYSSCHWCTVMETEAFSDPMIADYMNANFIAIKVDREERPDLDSIYMQAVQIMGKNGGWPLNLFLTPDDLVPFYGDTYFPIEPRYGRPGFLKVLQSLHQVYREKRDEIRTYNQEIVNNLSAIAKLESTEAIDADILINGINKCAEVVVNRGMGTCFPMIPYANLVLQAGRFQSSQFNSEFEQNEIRLKATQRGLDLSLGGIFDHIAGGWHRYTVDPTWTVPHFEKMLYDNGLIMEYMANLWASGFQEPAIERAIAQTVTWLQREMRTVEGYFYASQDADSEGKEGKFWVWSYGELKRMLTEAELRQLAENFTITPDGNFEEQNVLQRLQPGPLSNQVESSLSKLFQKRYGEYSQPTDAFPPARNQEDIRRIAWPGRVPPVTDTKMVVAWNALMISGLARVYQVFGWENSKQLAQDGVDFMLQNQWFNDRFYRVSYDGNPSVFAQAEDYALLIKALLDMHQAVPVAAKYYLQEAIRLQTEFDRWLWDEQAGGYFNTASDASEHLLVREKSYQDNATPAANGIAIANLVRLSLLTDDLTYLDKAEAALKAFGGAMQDRPIACPSLIAALDWFQNQTLVRVSEDNYQWLSKEYHPTTVFRLEEMPNLETVGLVCEGLKCLPAATDLEQLKEQLARASSRQV; this is encoded by the coding sequence ATGCCCAACCGTTTGATCCATTCCCAAAGCCTATACCTACGCAAACATGCCGACAACCCGATCGATTGGTGGTCTTGGTCAGAGGAAGCCCTGGAAGCAGCGCGATCGCAGGATAAGCCAATATTTTTATCGATCGGTTATTCTAGTTGCCATTGGTGCACGGTAATGGAAACCGAGGCCTTTTCCGACCCGATGATCGCCGATTATATGAACGCCAACTTCATTGCGATCAAAGTCGATCGAGAAGAACGCCCCGACCTCGATAGCATCTATATGCAAGCGGTACAGATCATGGGCAAAAATGGCGGTTGGCCCTTAAATTTGTTTCTGACCCCAGATGATTTAGTGCCGTTTTATGGCGATACCTATTTCCCGATCGAGCCCCGCTACGGTAGGCCAGGTTTTTTAAAGGTATTGCAATCGCTGCATCAGGTCTACCGCGAAAAACGCGACGAGATCCGTACCTATAATCAAGAAATTGTTAACAACCTGAGTGCGATCGCCAAACTGGAATCAACCGAGGCGATCGATGCAGATATTTTAATTAATGGCATCAACAAATGTGCTGAGGTAGTGGTCAATCGCGGCATGGGCACCTGCTTCCCGATGATTCCCTACGCCAATTTGGTCTTGCAGGCAGGGCGATTTCAAAGTTCACAGTTTAATTCCGAATTTGAACAAAACGAAATCCGGCTCAAAGCTACTCAACGCGGCTTGGATTTATCCCTGGGCGGCATTTTTGATCACATTGCTGGCGGGTGGCATCGCTATACGGTCGATCCCACCTGGACTGTGCCCCACTTCGAGAAAATGCTCTATGACAATGGCCTGATTATGGAATACATGGCCAATCTGTGGGCTTCGGGTTTTCAGGAACCAGCGATCGAAAGGGCGATCGCCCAAACCGTCACCTGGCTACAACGGGAGATGCGCACCGTAGAGGGTTATTTCTATGCTTCCCAGGATGCCGACAGCGAGGGCAAAGAGGGGAAATTCTGGGTCTGGAGCTATGGCGAACTAAAACGAATGCTGACGGAGGCGGAATTACGCCAGCTAGCGGAGAATTTTACAATCACGCCGGATGGTAACTTCGAAGAGCAAAATGTACTACAGCGATTGCAACCAGGGCCACTGTCTAATCAGGTAGAATCCAGCCTTAGTAAGCTATTTCAAAAGCGCTATGGGGAATATTCTCAACCCACTGATGCTTTCCCGCCTGCCCGCAACCAGGAAGACATCCGCCGGATCGCCTGGCCTGGGCGCGTGCCACCCGTAACCGATACCAAGATGGTAGTGGCCTGGAATGCCTTAATGATTTCCGGTTTGGCCAGGGTTTATCAGGTGTTTGGCTGGGAAAATTCCAAGCAACTGGCGCAGGACGGAGTGGATTTTATGCTCCAGAACCAATGGTTTAACGATCGCTTCTATCGGGTTAGTTATGATGGCAATCCATCTGTATTTGCCCAGGCCGAGGATTATGCATTGTTGATCAAGGCGCTGCTGGATATGCATCAGGCTGTGCCGGTGGCGGCTAAATATTACCTCCAAGAGGCGATCCGCTTGCAAACCGAGTTCGATCGCTGGTTGTGGGATGAACAGGCGGGTGGTTATTTTAATACTGCTTCCGATGCCAGTGAGCATTTGCTGGTGCGTGAAAAAAGCTATCAGGACAATGCAACTCCGGCGGCCAATGGGATTGCGATCGCCAATCTGGTGCGGCTTAGTTTGCTGACCGATGATTTAACTTACCTGGATAAAGCCGAAGCAGCCCTCAAGGCGTTTGGTGGGGCGATGCAGGATCGGCCGATCGCTTGCCCTAGTTTGATCGCTGCCCTGGATTGGTTCCAGAATCAAACCCTGGTCAGAGTCAGCGAGGACAATTATCAATGGTTGAGCAAGGAATATCACCCGACGACGGTGTTTAGGCTAGAGGAAATGCCCAACCTGGAAACGGTGGGTCTGGTCTGCGAAGGGCTGAAGTGCCTACCGGCAGCAACTGATCTAGAGCAATTAAAAGAGCAATTGGCCAGGGCATCATCTCGCCAAGTTTGA
- a CDS encoding IctB family putative bicarbonate transporter has translation MGTVVERWWRHSQIFHGLQWFSNWRKGAYILSANLTGLAALVLFLLLPILSNTQIGIFLVAIALFWFLIWLGDATNPSFSNWTAIHLPMGCYWLIASLATILSPARSQAIDGWIKLTLYFVAFLAFNRILRVKRYGWRSILVGGYLITCLYVCVYGLRQYIFGIEALATWVDTESELADATRIYSFLGNPNLMASYLLPAIPLATIGFLHWRRWGVKLLAAIIALVSLLCIFLTLSRGAMLGLAAGLLVLAIGLVYWWSDRLPRWSMPALVGSMAGLFVLAATAIPTVRIRLQSILAGREDSSNDFRLQVMTSVLKMVRDYPILGIGPGNQAFNKIYPFYQRPGYSALGAYSVPLEITVETGIIGLVCYGWLFLSVVWLGWRSLNYLRPQAVSDRVGAALSSSSPDDANLPTSAKTASTGDPADIWAAEDLELEQDQAIATNQDYIATPDHRSQQPDQQNYRNGIWLVAALSAIASLFVHALVDTVWYRPQVQLVWWLLIALITSFTPLLTRTQAKS, from the coding sequence ATGGGCACAGTAGTAGAGCGGTGGTGGCGGCATAGCCAGATATTTCATGGGCTGCAATGGTTCAGCAATTGGCGCAAGGGCGCATATATATTGAGTGCTAATTTAACTGGGTTAGCAGCGTTAGTGTTATTTCTGCTACTGCCAATTTTGTCTAATACCCAGATTGGCATTTTTTTAGTGGCGATCGCCCTGTTCTGGTTCCTGATCTGGCTGGGGGATGCGACTAACCCAAGTTTTTCCAATTGGACAGCGATCCATTTGCCGATGGGATGTTATTGGCTGATTGCCAGTTTAGCGACGATCCTTTCTCCGGCAAGGTCACAGGCGATCGATGGTTGGATTAAATTAACGCTCTATTTTGTGGCTTTTTTGGCTTTTAATCGCATATTGCGGGTAAAGCGCTATGGTTGGCGATCGATTTTGGTGGGCGGCTATTTAATCACTTGCCTATATGTATGCGTTTATGGCTTGCGGCAATATATTTTTGGGATTGAAGCCCTGGCCACCTGGGTGGATACTGAATCGGAATTGGCCGATGCCACCCGGATTTATAGCTTTTTGGGCAACCCTAATTTAATGGCAAGTTATTTGCTACCAGCCATCCCGCTAGCAACAATCGGATTTTTACATTGGCGGCGCTGGGGGGTGAAGTTATTGGCGGCAATCATTGCCCTGGTTAGCTTGCTGTGTATTTTTCTTACCCTCAGTCGTGGGGCGATGCTGGGGCTGGCGGCAGGTTTATTAGTGTTAGCGATCGGCCTGGTTTACTGGTGGAGCGATCGCTTACCCAGGTGGTCTATGCCTGCCCTGGTCGGTAGCATGGCCGGATTGTTTGTACTGGCCGCCACTGCGATCCCCACGGTCAGGATTCGCCTGCAAAGCATTTTGGCCGGACGTGAAGACAGTAGCAATGATTTCCGGCTGCAGGTGATGACTTCTGTGCTGAAGATGGTGCGGGATTATCCGATCCTGGGGATTGGCCCTGGCAACCAAGCTTTTAATAAGATCTATCCGTTTTATCAACGACCTGGCTATAGTGCCCTGGGTGCTTATTCTGTGCCATTGGAAATTACGGTGGAGACTGGCATTATTGGGTTAGTTTGCTATGGCTGGTTGTTTTTAAGTGTGGTTTGGCTGGGTTGGCGATCGCTCAACTACCTACGTCCCCAAGCGGTCAGCGATCGAGTGGGTGCGGCTCTTTCTTCTAGCAGTCCTGATGATGCTAATTTACCAACAAGCGCTAAGACAGCCTCTACAGGCGATCCCGCTGATATCTGGGCAGCCGAGGATCTAGAATTAGAACAAGATCAAGCGATCGCTACAAATCAAGATTACATTGCTACACCCGATCATCGATCCCAGCAACCTGATCAACAAAACTACCGCAATGGCATCTGGTTAGTAGCAGCCTTGAGTGCGATCGCCAGTCTTTTTGTCCATGCCCTCGTAGATACGGTCTGGTATCGCCCCCAGGTTCAACTGGTCTGGTGGTTGTTGATCGCGTTGATCACTAGCTTTACACCACTGCTTACGCGAACCCAGGCAAAATCATAA
- a CDS encoding sigma-70 family RNA polymerase sigma factor, translated as MSYSLSWSAKAEVQYSSSIPVSGEKLSNLDLVCLCKQGMSPDKSAFAELMRRYQPFVDQVLYKLAPDWQDRADLAQEVWLRVYRNVKRLQEPEKFRSWLSRITTNLFYDELRKRKRVGRSISIDAPVRTGSGDEMEWELPSDDPGPVENLSTREFYEQLHKAIADLPEGFRSTIVLREIQGLSYEEIAEITGVSLGTVKSRIARARAKLQAQLQPYISGM; from the coding sequence ATGAGCTACAGTTTGTCTTGGTCAGCAAAAGCAGAGGTTCAGTATTCCTCCTCCATCCCCGTGTCAGGTGAAAAGCTCTCTAATTTAGACCTGGTTTGCTTGTGTAAGCAGGGAATGTCCCCTGACAAATCCGCTTTTGCCGAGTTAATGCGCAGATATCAGCCCTTTGTTGATCAGGTTTTATACAAACTTGCCCCCGATTGGCAAGATCGTGCCGACCTGGCTCAAGAAGTTTGGTTGCGCGTATATCGGAATGTCAAGCGGTTACAAGAACCAGAAAAATTCCGCAGTTGGTTGAGCCGCATTACCACTAATCTGTTTTACGACGAGTTGCGTAAACGGAAGCGGGTAGGTCGATCGATTTCGATCGATGCGCCGGTTAGAACTGGCAGTGGTGATGAAATGGAGTGGGAATTACCCAGTGATGATCCTGGGCCAGTCGAGAATCTCTCCACCCGTGAATTTTACGAACAATTACATAAAGCGATCGCCGATTTGCCAGAAGGCTTTAGATCCACGATCGTGTTACGCGAAATCCAAGGACTTTCCTACGAAGAGATCGCCGAAATCACTGGTGTATCGCTTGGGACGGTAAAGTCACGCATCGCCAGGGCTAGAGCCAAGCTGCAAGCCCAACTGCAGCCCTATATTTCCGGAATGTGA
- a CDS encoding anti-sigma factor family protein, with protein MSPEKRFELLSAYIDNEVSPDEQRLVERWLAEDDAFRKLYQQQLRLGQLFVNMPSPTQSIAQTERTIDRFMDKLERKSRRRGIVWGSIATAAVLMGAVGSLITLNSPSSQLNFAGNQLNENLEGVIKDKQVVDESLIIAMEEPIVPLPKSISAEN; from the coding sequence ATGAGTCCTGAAAAACGCTTTGAACTGCTTAGCGCATACATTGACAATGAAGTTTCGCCAGATGAACAGCGCTTGGTAGAACGCTGGCTGGCGGAAGACGATGCTTTCCGTAAGTTATATCAACAACAGCTTCGGTTGGGGCAACTGTTTGTGAATATGCCCAGCCCCACCCAATCGATCGCCCAAACTGAGCGAACAATCGATCGGTTCATGGACAAGCTAGAACGCAAGTCACGACGACGGGGCATCGTTTGGGGTAGCATCGCCACTGCCGCAGTATTAATGGGTGCAGTTGGTTCGTTGATTACGCTCAACTCGCCTTCGTCGCAACTCAATTTTGCTGGCAATCAGCTTAATGAAAATCTGGAAGGTGTGATTAAAGATAAGCAAGTGGTCGATGAATCCTTGATCATTGCCATGGAAGAACCGATCGTGCCTTTGCCCAAATCAATCAGCGCTGAAAACTAG
- a CDS encoding HhoA/HhoB/HtrA family serine endopeptidase has protein sequence MKDSRKKPVLKRLAGPIVLLAIGAGLGAWVYGSVGSMLKPEQPYVATYPQIANATPVSINDNNQQIQAVLPPISANNNFIADAVNLTGPAVVRINASRTVESEQMPDVFNDPFFRDFFGEEIPRRMPRERTERGTGSGFIINRSGDIITNAHVVNGADRVTVVLKDGRRLEGKVLGTDELTDIAVVKVDAPNLPVVSIGSSETLQPGEWAIAIGNPLGLDNTVTAGIISALGRSSDQIGVDKRVDFIQTDAAINPGNSGGPLLNQNGEVVGVNTAIIQGAQGLGFAIPIETAQRIADQLITTGSVQRAYLGIQMITLTPNVKQEINRDPNMGIQVSEEQGILITRVVPNSPADRAGVRAGDVIVDIDGETLESASQVQQAVERRSVGESLQLKVKRDGRDLALQIQTGLFPQNTPT, from the coding sequence ATGAAAGACTCACGTAAGAAACCCGTTTTGAAACGTTTGGCTGGCCCGATCGTACTATTGGCGATCGGTGCTGGTCTTGGTGCTTGGGTATATGGCTCAGTTGGCTCAATGCTGAAGCCAGAGCAGCCCTATGTGGCAACCTATCCCCAGATTGCCAATGCTACACCTGTTTCAATCAACGACAACAATCAACAAATCCAGGCTGTGTTGCCGCCGATCAGTGCAAATAATAACTTTATTGCTGATGCGGTCAATCTCACTGGGCCAGCGGTGGTGCGGATCAATGCCTCGCGTACGGTTGAATCGGAACAAATGCCGGATGTATTTAACGATCCCTTTTTCCGTGACTTCTTTGGCGAAGAAATCCCGCGCCGGATGCCCAGAGAACGCACTGAACGCGGTACTGGTTCTGGGTTTATCATCAATCGCAGTGGCGATATTATTACCAATGCCCATGTGGTCAATGGAGCCGATCGGGTGACCGTGGTGCTCAAGGATGGCAGACGGCTGGAAGGTAAGGTATTGGGAACCGATGAATTAACCGATATTGCTGTAGTTAAAGTTGATGCTCCGAACCTGCCCGTTGTTAGCATTGGCAGCTCTGAAACTTTGCAACCCGGAGAATGGGCGATCGCCATTGGCAACCCCCTTGGCCTTGACAATACAGTTACAGCCGGGATTATTAGTGCCCTGGGGCGGAGCAGCGATCAAATTGGCGTAGATAAGCGCGTAGACTTCATTCAAACCGACGCGGCGATCAATCCGGGAAATTCCGGTGGCCCCCTGCTCAATCAAAATGGTGAGGTGGTTGGTGTCAATACGGCCATTATTCAGGGTGCACAGGGCTTGGGCTTTGCAATCCCGATCGAAACTGCGCAGCGGATTGCCGATCAGCTCATTACCACCGGTAGTGTGCAGCGGGCATATCTGGGGATTCAAATGATTACCCTTACGCCCAATGTAAAGCAGGAAATCAACCGCGATCCCAACATGGGCATCCAGGTATCCGAAGAACAAGGGATTTTGATCACCCGCGTAGTCCCAAATTCCCCTGCCGATCGCGCTGGTGTGCGGGCTGGTGATGTAATTGTTGATATCGATGGGGAAACCCTTGAATCGGCTAGCCAAGTGCAACAAGCAGTAGAACGTCGCAGCGTGGGTGAAAGCCTACAACTAAAGGTGAAGCGCGATGGCCGCGATCTGGCTCTGCAAATTCAAACTGGCCTATTCCCCCAAAATACACCTACATAG